The proteins below are encoded in one region of Coffea arabica cultivar ET-39 chromosome 4c, Coffea Arabica ET-39 HiFi, whole genome shotgun sequence:
- the LOC113739911 gene encoding dof zinc finger protein DOF5.6 codes for MGLTSLQVCMDSSDWLQGTIHEETGMDSSSPSGDMLTCSRPLIERRLRPQHDQALNCPRCDSTHTKFCYYNNYSLSQPRYFCKTCRRYWTKGGTLRNIPVGGGCRKNKKVSSKKSNDQHLHQQSGSNPQNFGSSSSSSATSPTMNPTDLHLAFPDQMQFQHLSNILGNANGFMENKYNLMLENPTPIDFMENKYEALVGNSSRNYDFMGNGDMGILGCEMSSPAGMISAPNFHNFCTAPFGNMSIDGNTPGTLMLPYEAHEDQNAMDVKPNAKLLSLEWHDQQGCSDHGGKDSYGYYNGVGSSWPGLMNGYGTPTTNPLV; via the exons ATGGGTCTTACTTCTCTTCAAGTCTGCATGGATTCATCTGACTGGTTACAG GGCACAATTCACGAGGAGACAGGAATGGATTCTTCTTCACCATCTGGGGACATGCTCACATGCTCAAGACCATTGATAGAAAGGAGACTGAGGCCCCAACATGATCAAGCTCTCAACTGCCCAAGGTGTGATTCAACACACACCAAATTCTGTTACTACAACAACTATAGCCTCTCTCAGCCAAGGTACTTCTGCAAGACCTGCAGAAGGTACTGGACTAAAGGAGGAACACTGCGGAACATTCCTGTTGGTGGTGGTTGCAGAAAGAATAAAAAGGTTTCTTCCAAGAAATCTAATGATCAGCATCTTCATCAGCAATCAGGTTCCAACCCACAAAACTTTGGATCATCATCGTCATCATCAGCAACATCACCAACCATGAATCCAACTGATCTTCACCTTGCTTTCCCCGATCAAATGCAATTCCAACACCTAAGTAATATTTTGGGGAATGCTAATGGTTTCATGGAGAATAAGTACAATCTCATGCTTGAAAACCCTACACCAATTGACTTCATGGAGAACAAATATGAAGCTTTGGTTGGTAATTCTTCAAGAAACTATGATTTCATGGGAAATGGGGATATGGGTATTTTAGGTTGTGAAATGAGTAGTCCAGCAGGGATGATTTCAGCTCCAAATTTTCACAACTTTTGTACTGCTCCATTTGGGAATATGTCcattgatgggaacactccggGAACCCTGATGCTTCCCTATGAGGCTCATGAGGATCAAAATGCCATGGATGTGAAGCCAAATGCTAAGCTTTTATCTCTGGAATGGCATGATCAGCAGGGCTGTTCTGATCATGGTGGAAAGGACTCTTATGGTTACTATAATGGAGTGGGATCATCATGGCCTGGTTTGATGAATGGTTATGGAACTCCTACAACAAACCCTTTAGTCTAA